A section of the Candidatus Desulfarcum epimagneticum genome encodes:
- a CDS encoding Two-component sensor histidine kinase, translated as MLKKKSGEKSKPFRLVKYFTLFSLAGIFLGASILAVLNIHWARKMQLEKSEDYALLLVENLNHQVFQQFVVPVLFKFGAIKLRNPDQFTRMDNVVRNTLHSFNVEMVNIYNMSSYISYSFDKSRVGGKNVEAAGYKKALGGVATTKLVQRGNLFEILLGIPKESKMITFAPLQAEKALRRVSGGIMGVFEIVQDVSGDYQAIAKFQILVIITSGVVMGLLFLTLLYVVKRGEKIIQIRAEERMALKERLARAEHLSYIGEMTAVISHEIRNPLGIITSSAALLKKKIAQTGVSDVLPKIIVEESARLNHIITDFLDFAKPKIPQMAQCRIQDILEKNIAFLSPQLREQGHRVSMESQTDAGEIMADSAMLYQAFLNLFINAMQSMPGGGEIRVELEKGPDFVRVKITDSGQAPPDDLMEKIWSPFFTTKEKGTGLGLGIVKNIIEAHNGKAWFQKNPGKSSTVAVELPIRQDT; from the coding sequence ATGCTGAAAAAAAAATCCGGGGAAAAATCCAAACCGTTCAGACTGGTGAAGTATTTCACCTTGTTCAGCCTGGCCGGAATTTTCCTCGGGGCCTCCATTCTGGCGGTGCTCAATATCCACTGGGCCCGGAAAATGCAGCTGGAAAAAAGTGAGGATTACGCGCTTTTGCTGGTGGAAAACTTAAACCACCAGGTCTTTCAGCAGTTTGTGGTGCCGGTGCTCTTCAAATTCGGCGCCATCAAGCTCAGAAATCCCGATCAGTTCACCCGGATGGACAATGTGGTGCGCAACACCCTGCACAGCTTCAATGTGGAGATGGTCAACATCTACAACATGAGCAGCTACATCTCCTACAGTTTTGACAAAAGCCGGGTGGGGGGAAAAAATGTGGAGGCCGCCGGCTACAAGAAGGCCCTGGGCGGCGTGGCCACCACCAAGCTCGTGCAGCGGGGCAACCTGTTTGAGATCCTTTTGGGGATTCCCAAAGAAAGCAAAATGATCACCTTCGCCCCGCTCCAGGCCGAAAAGGCCCTGCGCCGGGTCTCGGGGGGCATCATGGGGGTGTTTGAGATCGTGCAGGATGTCTCCGGCGACTACCAGGCCATCGCCAAATTCCAGATACTGGTCATCATCACATCCGGCGTCGTCATGGGCCTGCTTTTTCTCACCCTTCTGTACGTGGTGAAACGGGGGGAAAAAATCATCCAGATCCGGGCGGAAGAGCGGATGGCCCTCAAAGAGCGCCTGGCCCGGGCCGAGCATCTGTCTTACATCGGGGAAATGACCGCCGTGATCTCCCATGAAATCCGGAACCCTTTGGGGATCATCACCAGCTCGGCCGCGCTTTTGAAGAAAAAAATCGCCCAAACCGGCGTGTCGGACGTCCTGCCCAAAATTATTGTGGAGGAATCGGCCCGACTCAACCACATCATCACGGACTTCCTGGATTTTGCCAAGCCCAAAATTCCCCAGATGGCCCAGTGCCGGATCCAGGACATACTGGAAAAAAACATCGCCTTCCTTTCCCCCCAGCTCCGCGAGCAGGGACACCGCGTCTCCATGGAAAGCCAAACGGACGCGGGCGAGATCATGGCCGATTCGGCCATGCTTTACCAGGCGTTTCTCAATCTGTTCATCAACGCCATGCAGTCCATGCCCGGCGGCGGAGAGATCAGGGTTGAGCTGGAAAAAGGCCCGGATTTTGTCCGGGTGAAAATCACGGATTCCGGGCAGGCCCCCCCGGATGACCTCATGGAAAAAATCTGGTCCCCGTTTTTCACCACCAAGGAAAAGGGAACGGGCCTGGGGCTGGGAATCGTGAAAAATATCATCGAGGCCCACAACGGCAAGGCCTGGTTTCAAAAAAATCCCGGGAAAAGCTCGACTGTGGCGGTTGAGCTTCCCATCCGACAGGACACATAA
- the atoC gene encoding Regulatory protein AtoC has protein sequence METILIVDDEKNYTRVLSAVLEEEGFEALSANSGAEALDILRHSDVDLILTDMKMSSMDGIALLEKIKETDPDLPVVMMTAHGTVEKAVEAMQKGAYSFLQKPFDNQQLLVYIHKAIAMFRVVKENRRLISDASSRYGFGSIIGKSKAMRDIFETIRKVAPAPATVLIEGDSGTGKELVARAIHLNSPRRDRPFIAVNCGALAENLLESELFGHERGAFTGASAMKKGRFEMADTGTLFLDEIGELTPYLQVKLLRILQERVFERVGGVKTISIDIRLIAATNKRLKDEMEAGRFREDLYFRLNVVRIGLPPLRERKEDIRLLTDHFIKKYAEHRHLNRPVLGVDPEVGRLFDQCRWPGNIRELENVIEQAMILCPGETITASDLPKDFMENLGETPGVEGIPEDAKLVETLSAIEKKMIQRALRLSDNVQSQAAGLLGIGKSGLSKKMKKYEIT, from the coding sequence ATGGAAACCATTCTCATTGTCGACGACGAAAAAAACTACACCCGGGTGTTGAGCGCGGTGCTGGAGGAAGAGGGTTTTGAGGCCCTTTCGGCCAACAGCGGCGCCGAGGCCCTGGACATCCTGCGCCACTCGGACGTGGATTTGATTTTAACGGATATGAAAATGTCCTCCATGGACGGCATCGCCCTCCTTGAAAAAATCAAAGAGACGGACCCCGATCTTCCGGTGGTCATGATGACGGCCCACGGCACAGTGGAAAAGGCGGTGGAGGCCATGCAGAAAGGGGCTTACAGCTTTCTCCAGAAGCCCTTTGACAACCAGCAGCTCCTGGTTTACATCCACAAGGCCATCGCCATGTTCAGGGTGGTGAAGGAAAACCGCCGCCTGATCAGCGACGCCAGCTCCCGCTACGGCTTCGGCAGCATCATCGGCAAAAGCAAGGCCATGCGCGATATTTTTGAAACCATCCGCAAGGTGGCGCCCGCGCCGGCCACGGTTTTAATCGAAGGCGACAGCGGAACCGGAAAAGAGCTGGTGGCCCGCGCCATTCATCTCAACAGCCCCAGGCGCGACCGGCCCTTTATCGCGGTGAACTGCGGCGCCCTGGCCGAAAATCTTCTGGAAAGCGAGCTGTTCGGCCATGAGCGGGGGGCCTTCACCGGCGCCTCGGCCATGAAAAAAGGCCGTTTTGAGATGGCGGACACCGGGACCCTGTTTCTGGACGAAATCGGCGAGCTGACCCCCTACCTCCAGGTCAAGCTGCTCCGCATTCTCCAGGAAAGGGTTTTTGAGCGGGTGGGCGGGGTGAAAACCATTTCCATCGACATCCGGCTCATCGCCGCCACCAACAAACGTCTCAAAGATGAAATGGAAGCCGGACGCTTCCGGGAGGATTTGTACTTCAGGCTCAACGTGGTGAGAATCGGGCTCCCCCCCTTAAGGGAGCGCAAAGAGGACATCCGGCTCCTCACGGATCATTTCATCAAAAAATACGCCGAGCACAGGCATTTAAACCGGCCCGTTCTCGGTGTGGATCCGGAAGTGGGGCGGCTTTTTGACCAGTGCCGGTGGCCGGGAAACATCCGGGAGCTGGAAAACGTGATCGAGCAGGCCATGATCCTTTGCCCCGGGGAAACCATCACCGCGTCGGATCTGCCCAAGGATTTCATGGAAAACCTGGGCGAGACGCCCGGCGTGGAAGGCATACCCGAGGACGCCAAACTGGTTGAAACCCTTTCCGCCATCGAGAAAAAAATGATCCAGCGGGCGCTGAGGCTCTCGGACAATGTGCAGTCCCAGGCGGCCGGGCTTTTGGGAATCGGCAAAAGCGGACTGAGCAAAAAAATGAAAAAATACGAGATCACGTAG
- a CDS encoding Pilus assembly protein, with the protein MTHREKGFTLIELMIVIAIIGILALIAIPNLIASRNRGFCAHAETDAKNVATALAEHFSDPTQTALPACADLDGFAPANGCANVAITGDPDSAVVITVTDQSGRCPRGASYQLTMPQATGDGWQTP; encoded by the coding sequence ATGACTCACCGGGAAAAAGGATTTACCCTGATTGAATTGATGATCGTGATCGCCATTATCGGCATTCTGGCGCTGATCGCCATCCCGAATCTGATCGCCTCTCGAAACCGGGGCTTTTGCGCCCACGCGGAAACCGACGCCAAAAATGTGGCCACCGCCCTGGCGGAGCATTTTTCCGACCCGACCCAGACCGCCCTGCCCGCGTGCGCCGATCTGGACGGTTTTGCCCCGGCCAACGGGTGCGCCAACGTCGCCATCACCGGCGACCCCGACAGCGCCGTCGTCATCACGGTGACGGACCAAAGCGGCCGATGCCCCAGGGGCGCGAGTTACCAGCTCACCATGCCCCAGGCGACGGGCGACGGATGGCAGACTCCATAG
- a CDS encoding conserved hypothetical protein (Evidence 4 : Unknown function but conserved in other organisms) translates to MEGGHHLILGELTDILTGETIPDTHDERYRQKIASILLRQKGYSKDDIRSRREIMVAAGEKRAILKVDFEIFSGEKTLMVIQYGPGSLLTRRRPALALARLAARGEVPVVVVTNGEDAEILDGQTGEASARGPGAIPSRRALFEKWEDRPLASLDETRLDLEGRIAYAYEVDGACPCDDSICRL, encoded by the coding sequence ATGGAAGGCGGGCACCATCTCATACTGGGGGAGTTGACCGACATTTTGACCGGGGAAACCATTCCCGACACCCACGACGAAAGATACCGGCAAAAGATCGCCTCCATCCTTTTGCGGCAAAAGGGATATTCAAAGGATGACATCCGCTCCAGGCGTGAAATCATGGTGGCCGCCGGGGAGAAGAGGGCGATTTTAAAGGTGGATTTTGAGATTTTTTCCGGGGAAAAAACCCTCATGGTCATCCAGTACGGCCCCGGCTCGCTTCTGACCCGACGCCGTCCGGCGCTGGCCCTGGCGCGTCTGGCGGCCCGGGGGGAGGTCCCGGTGGTGGTGGTCACAAACGGGGAAGACGCCGAGATACTCGACGGACAAACCGGCGAGGCGTCGGCCCGGGGGCCGGGGGCCATTCCCTCCCGGCGGGCGCTTTTCGAAAAATGGGAAGACCGGCCCCTGGCGTCTTTGGATGAAACACGCCTGGATTTGGAGGGGAGAATCGCCTACGCCTATGAGGTGGACGGGGCGTGTCCGTGCGACGACAGTATCTGCCGGCTTTAA
- the degT gene encoding Pleiotropic regulatory protein: MNVPLLDLKAQYRTIKDEALKTAEEIFESQYFILGPHVANLEARIAEYCRTPFACGVSSGTDALLISLMAAEIGEKDRVITTPYTFFATAGAISRTGARPVFADIDPETYNISPAHVQNVLDDMSAEERARVKAIIPVHLYGQCADMDPLLEIAEKYSLTVIEDAAQAIGAEYKGRRAGSMGDFGCFSFFPSKNLGAFGDGGVVTACSESMDQRLKTLRVHGSHPKYYHSLIGGNFRLDELQAAMVAIKLKRLDQWTEARAANAAHYRALFKSRGLDGVIRTPVEKESRHIYNQFVIRTPDRRDGLRDFLLKEEIGNEIYYPVPLHLQECFRFLEYQKGDFPESERAADQTLALPIYPELSREAREYIVDKIKAFYQ; encoded by the coding sequence ATGAACGTCCCTCTTCTCGACCTCAAAGCCCAGTACCGGACCATTAAAGACGAAGCCCTGAAAACGGCCGAAGAAATATTTGAGAGCCAGTATTTTATCCTGGGCCCCCATGTGGCGAACCTGGAGGCCCGGATCGCCGAGTATTGCCGAACCCCTTTCGCCTGCGGCGTTTCATCGGGCACCGACGCGCTTCTGATATCGCTCATGGCGGCGGAAATCGGGGAAAAAGACCGGGTCATCACCACTCCCTACACGTTTTTCGCCACCGCCGGGGCCATCTCCCGGACCGGCGCCCGGCCGGTTTTCGCGGACATTGACCCCGAGACCTACAACATTTCCCCGGCCCATGTCCAAAATGTTTTAGACGACATGAGCGCCGAGGAGAGGGCCCGGGTCAAGGCCATCATCCCGGTTCATCTCTACGGCCAGTGCGCCGATATGGACCCGCTCCTTGAAATCGCCGAAAAATATTCCCTCACGGTCATCGAGGACGCGGCCCAGGCCATCGGCGCCGAATACAAGGGAAGGCGGGCCGGGTCCATGGGGGATTTCGGATGTTTCTCCTTTTTTCCGTCCAAGAACCTGGGGGCCTTCGGAGACGGGGGGGTGGTGACCGCCTGTTCGGAAAGCATGGACCAGCGGCTCAAGACCCTGCGGGTTCATGGGTCCCACCCGAAGTATTATCACAGCCTCATCGGGGGAAATTTCAGGCTGGACGAACTCCAGGCCGCCATGGTGGCCATCAAGCTCAAACGTCTGGACCAGTGGACCGAGGCCCGGGCCGCCAACGCGGCCCATTACCGGGCGCTTTTCAAAAGCCGGGGGCTTGACGGCGTCATCCGGACACCGGTGGAAAAAGAAAGCCGCCACATCTACAACCAGTTTGTCATACGAACGCCGGACAGAAGGGACGGGCTTCGGGACTTTCTTTTGAAAGAGGAAATCGGAAACGAAATTTACTACCCGGTCCCCCTGCATCTTCAGGAATGCTTTCGCTTCCTGGAATATCAAAAAGGGGATTTCCCCGAATCCGAGCGCGCCGCCGACCAGACCCTGGCCCTGCCCATCTACCCGGAGCTTTCCCGGGAGGCGCGGGAATACATTGTGGACAAAATCAAGGCGTTTTATCAATAA
- the gmd gene encoding GDP-mannose 4,6-dehydratase: MRKAFITGITGQDGSYLAEFLLEKGYQVFGFVRRVALEDKRHRMGRILHLLDDIEILSGSLESYPSIYKAISASRPDEIYHLAAQSFVTYSFDDEFSTLQSNINGVHYILSAVFDIVPAAKFYFAASSEMFGKVHETPQNENTIFHPRSIYGISKVAGFDLTRNYREAYGLFACNGILYNHESPRRGFEFVTRKITSHAAMIKEGLTDKLELGNLHAKRDWGHAKDYVRGMWLMLRQEVPEDYVLCSGATHSVREFCDKAFGFLDMDYRDFVVLDETLFRPAEVDVLLGDCSKAKKNLEWAPSVSFDQLIEEMVSNDLENIRRQTALNSK; encoded by the coding sequence GTGAGAAAAGCCTTTATCACAGGAATCACAGGCCAGGACGGGTCGTATCTCGCAGAGTTTCTTTTGGAAAAAGGGTATCAAGTATTCGGTTTTGTCAGAAGAGTCGCTTTGGAGGACAAACGCCATCGAATGGGAAGAATCCTTCACCTGCTGGATGATATTGAAATTCTTTCCGGTTCCCTTGAAAGTTATCCTTCCATATACAAGGCGATCTCCGCCAGCAGACCGGATGAAATATATCATCTCGCGGCCCAGAGTTTTGTGACATACAGCTTTGACGATGAGTTTTCCACGTTGCAGTCCAATATAAACGGTGTTCATTATATTCTCTCCGCTGTTTTCGACATCGTTCCCGCCGCTAAATTTTATTTTGCGGCAAGCAGCGAAATGTTCGGCAAGGTTCATGAAACGCCGCAGAATGAAAATACCATTTTTCACCCGAGATCCATTTATGGGATATCAAAAGTGGCGGGATTTGATCTGACGAGAAATTACAGGGAAGCCTATGGCCTTTTCGCTTGCAATGGCATACTGTATAACCATGAGTCTCCCAGGCGGGGATTTGAATTTGTGACACGGAAGATCACATCTCATGCCGCGATGATCAAAGAAGGGTTGACGGACAAACTGGAGCTGGGAAATCTTCACGCAAAAAGGGACTGGGGCCACGCAAAAGATTATGTCAGGGGCATGTGGTTGATGCTGCGGCAGGAAGTCCCGGAGGATTATGTCCTTTGCAGCGGAGCAACCCATTCTGTCCGGGAATTTTGCGACAAAGCATTTGGATTTCTGGACATGGATTATCGGGATTTTGTGGTCTTGGATGAAACGCTTTTCAGACCTGCGGAAGTTGATGTTCTTTTGGGGGATTGTTCCAAAGCAAAAAAAAATCTTGAGTGGGCCCCTTCGGTTTCTTTTGATCAGTTGATAGAAGAGATGGTGTCAAACGATCTGGAGAATATCAGGCGACAGACGGCGCTCAACTCCAAATAA
- the rffA gene encoding TDP-4-oxo-6-deoxy-D-glucose transaminase (Evidence 2a : Function from experimental evidences in other organisms; PubMedId : 8366065; Product type e : enzyme): protein MREKKIPFNKPFVVGRELYYIAKAVMEKRRLSGDGFFTRQCHSWLEKTLQCPKAFITHSCTAALEMAAILCGIEPGDEIIMPSYTFVSTANAFVLRGGVPVFVDIRSDTLNMDETKIEEAVTDKTKAIVVVHYAGFACEMDSIMSIAKKHNLFVIEDAAHALLSTYENNFLGTIGDLGTLSFHETKNIISGEGGALLINNKKFIERSEIIWEKGTNRKKFFRGEVDQYTWVDIGSSYLPGEITAAFLYAQLENAEKIIAKRCELFNLYHQLLNPLEDRNFIRVAKRDPQSLKNNGHIFYIIAKNAQERTRLIKRLRENNITAVFHYVPLHLSPAGKKYGRSVGDLPNTIELSERVLRLPLFYEMEDSQVYEVVSAIKNFYSKRDMSIKMNTQLKKQSKIIPGGRPLEMAKMDIRKTGEKQ from the coding sequence ATGCGAGAAAAAAAAATTCCGTTTAACAAGCCATTTGTCGTCGGCAGGGAATTGTATTACATCGCCAAAGCGGTTATGGAAAAAAGACGGCTTTCCGGAGATGGTTTTTTTACACGGCAATGCCACTCATGGCTTGAGAAAACCCTTCAATGCCCGAAGGCTTTTATCACCCATTCCTGCACCGCCGCTCTGGAAATGGCCGCGATTCTTTGCGGCATTGAGCCCGGCGACGAAATCATCATGCCCTCCTATACATTTGTGTCAACCGCAAACGCTTTTGTGTTGAGGGGAGGGGTTCCCGTCTTTGTGGATATCAGATCCGATACTTTGAATATGGATGAAACAAAAATAGAAGAAGCGGTGACAGACAAAACAAAGGCCATCGTTGTGGTTCATTACGCGGGTTTTGCCTGTGAAATGGATTCTATTATGTCCATTGCCAAAAAACACAATTTGTTTGTGATTGAAGATGCCGCCCATGCGCTTCTTTCGACATACGAAAACAACTTTTTAGGAACCATTGGCGATTTGGGAACTCTCAGCTTTCATGAAACAAAAAATATCATAAGCGGCGAAGGCGGAGCTTTGCTTATTAACAACAAGAAATTTATCGAACGGTCTGAAATTATATGGGAAAAAGGAACCAATAGGAAAAAATTTTTCCGGGGGGAAGTGGATCAATACACATGGGTGGATATAGGATCGTCATACCTGCCCGGCGAAATAACCGCCGCTTTTCTCTACGCGCAACTTGAGAACGCTGAAAAAATTATCGCCAAAAGATGTGAGCTTTTTAATTTGTACCATCAATTGTTAAATCCTTTGGAAGATAGAAATTTTATTCGTGTGGCCAAAAGAGATCCTCAATCTTTGAAGAATAATGGGCACATTTTTTATATTATTGCCAAGAACGCCCAGGAGCGAACGCGATTAATCAAACGACTGCGGGAAAATAATATCACGGCGGTTTTTCATTATGTCCCTCTTCATTTATCGCCTGCCGGAAAAAAATATGGCAGGAGCGTTGGCGATCTGCCGAATACTATTGAATTGAGTGAAAGAGTTTTGCGCCTGCCTTTATTCTATGAAATGGAGGATAGTCAGGTTTATGAAGTTGTTTCAGCGATAAAGAATTTTTATTCAAAGCGGGATATGTCGATAAAAATGAATACGCAATTAAAAAAACAGTCTAAGATAATACCTGGGGGGCGTCCGCTGGAAATGGCGAAGATGGATATAAGGAAAACAGGAGAAAAACAGTGA
- a CDS encoding conserved hypothetical protein (Evidence 4 : Unknown function but conserved in other organisms) produces the protein MIKIEKDAKKRQKAQEKPPITPKTFASYAMYRHTSGQMEFENFVLPFSGKLRSDNRWVKMAKFIPWEEFESVYCESLSGSHMGQPALPARVAIGALIIKERLGASDEETVEQIRENPYLQYFLGFKKYKDEPPFDPSMFVHFRKRIGKDKMAMINEAVVKKAMSESRKPAKKKRSGKKDDDLDPPGSKNKGKLLVDATCAPSDITYPTDLKLLNHAREKREEIIDVLHEPLKGKQKKPRTYRKRARKEFLSAAKSKRLSANKRRKAIRKQLGYLRRNLNTIGKLSRKTSLTALSRRQYKDLLVIHELFRQQQWMFDHRAKRIDDRIVSISQLHVRPIKRGKAVVSTEFGAKLSAALVEGFVFLDRIGWDNFNESGDLKDQIKAYRSRFGFYPESVHSDRIYRTRKNLRFCKKHRIRLSGPRLGRPPKNIDPKMKRQARQDELDRIPIEGKFGQGKRRFSLSKIMSKLPGTSETAISMSFLVMNIAKWLKTALFCLFFHCKNGLEYALSIPNSGSKRMATLYVTI, from the coding sequence TTGATAAAAATAGAAAAAGATGCTAAAAAAAGGCAAAAAGCGCAAGAAAAACCCCCCATAACCCCAAAAACCTTTGCATCTTACGCCATGTATAGACACACATCCGGGCAGATGGAATTTGAAAATTTTGTTCTGCCGTTTTCAGGAAAACTCAGAAGCGACAACCGATGGGTTAAAATGGCCAAATTCATTCCATGGGAAGAATTTGAATCCGTCTACTGCGAATCTCTTTCCGGCTCTCACATGGGTCAACCCGCTTTGCCGGCCAGAGTGGCCATCGGGGCGCTGATCATCAAAGAGCGTCTTGGAGCCAGCGACGAAGAGACTGTGGAACAGATTCGTGAGAACCCTTATCTTCAGTATTTTCTTGGGTTTAAGAAATACAAAGACGAGCCCCCTTTTGATCCGAGCATGTTTGTTCACTTCCGGAAAAGAATCGGGAAAGACAAAATGGCCATGATCAATGAAGCTGTGGTGAAAAAGGCGATGTCCGAATCCCGAAAACCTGCGAAAAAAAAGCGATCGGGCAAAAAAGATGATGACCTGGACCCGCCCGGTTCGAAAAACAAAGGCAAGCTTCTGGTGGACGCCACCTGCGCGCCTTCGGACATCACATATCCCACAGACCTCAAATTACTCAACCATGCAAGAGAAAAGCGTGAAGAGATCATTGATGTATTGCATGAGCCGCTCAAAGGAAAACAAAAAAAGCCACGGACATACCGGAAAAGAGCTCGCAAGGAATTTCTCTCAGCGGCCAAAAGTAAAAGGCTGTCTGCAAACAAACGCCGAAAGGCCATCCGAAAGCAGCTGGGTTATCTGAGGCGCAACCTGAACACAATCGGGAAACTGTCCCGAAAAACATCTCTGACGGCGTTGAGCCGCAGGCAATACAAAGACCTTCTTGTGATCCACGAGCTGTTTCGTCAGCAGCAATGGATGTTTGACCACAGGGCAAAAAGAATAGACGACCGGATCGTGAGTATATCCCAGCTCCATGTCCGTCCCATTAAGCGGGGCAAAGCGGTCGTGTCAACGGAGTTTGGCGCGAAACTGTCGGCCGCCCTTGTGGAAGGCTTTGTTTTTTTGGATCGGATCGGCTGGGACAACTTCAACGAGTCAGGGGACCTGAAGGACCAGATCAAGGCGTATCGTTCCCGTTTCGGATTTTATCCCGAGTCCGTTCATTCGGACAGGATATACCGAACCCGGAAGAATCTCAGGTTCTGCAAGAAACACAGGATTCGGCTTTCAGGCCCCAGATTGGGCAGGCCTCCGAAGAACATTGACCCGAAGATGAAGAGACAGGCCCGCCAGGATGAGCTGGATCGAATTCCGATTGAGGGCAAATTTGGCCAGGGAAAACGCCGTTTCAGTTTGTCAAAGATTATGAGCAAGCTGCCGGGAACCTCGGAGACCGCCATCTCCATGTCGTTTCTGGTCATGAACATTGCGAAGTGGCTCAAAACCGCTCTTTTTTGTCTCTTTTTTCACTGCAAAAATGGGCTTGAATACGCGCTCAGTATCCCAAATTCAGGAAGTAAAAGGATGGCGACGCTATATGTGACAATCTGA
- a CDS encoding transposase has protein sequence MNIFIDFSGSYDIFVLKFSNHSFAKRRKKCQEKLKSHVATARILLCKICANLFKNLNKIIHSHDFLQKHRFSEKDFQRNRLLTFPTLIHYFLSLPKGSYQDELDRFYKTMLHLDGFERMVSKAALCKARKKLKHEAFIELNRLSNRFFYENMSPETWRGFNLLAIDGSTLALPHEKEITDHFGVLKPTKGKPRPMARISQMFDVINKTTIHAAISPLENGERELAADHFLNLLPQDLILLDRGYPAYWLFNLILSLNANFCARISKKWKIIQKFSKSGKKEKIIRLKAPSSSISQCKEMGLDIKPLKLRLIRVELKNGETEILITSLTDGQAFPVHIFKDLYHLRWPVEEDYKALKCRIEVQNFSGKSVLSVYQDFHSKVLSKNLTAMTAHPVKKQIRNKTRGRKHPYQINFTQALSKMKIAMVLLFNQPAKAVEKLISGIHHIFVETIEPIRPGRSFPRKHKIRPRAFYQNYKPIA, from the coding sequence ATGAATATTTTTATTGATTTTTCAGGCAGTTATGATATTTTTGTTTTAAAGTTTTCAAACCATTCTTTTGCTAAAAGGAGAAAAAAATGTCAAGAAAAGTTGAAAAGTCACGTCGCCACGGCACGGATATTGCTTTGCAAAATCTGTGCCAACCTTTTCAAAAATCTCAATAAAATCATTCATTCTCATGATTTTCTTCAAAAACACAGATTTTCTGAAAAAGATTTCCAGAGAAACAGACTTCTCACATTCCCCACACTGATCCATTATTTCTTAAGCCTGCCCAAAGGATCCTATCAGGATGAACTGGATCGTTTTTATAAAACCATGCTTCATCTGGACGGTTTTGAACGCATGGTCTCAAAAGCCGCATTGTGCAAGGCCCGAAAAAAACTTAAACACGAGGCTTTTATAGAACTCAATCGGCTCTCCAACCGCTTCTTTTATGAAAACATGTCGCCTGAAACATGGCGCGGATTTAACCTGCTGGCCATTGACGGCTCTACCTTGGCCCTTCCCCATGAAAAAGAGATCACCGATCATTTCGGGGTCCTGAAACCCACAAAAGGCAAACCCCGCCCCATGGCCAGAATTTCCCAGATGTTCGATGTCATCAATAAAACCACAATCCACGCCGCTATCAGCCCGCTTGAGAACGGTGAAAGGGAGCTGGCGGCGGATCATTTTCTGAATCTCCTGCCCCAGGACCTGATTCTTCTGGATCGCGGCTATCCAGCCTACTGGCTTTTCAATTTGATATTATCGCTCAACGCCAATTTCTGCGCCCGAATATCAAAAAAATGGAAAATAATCCAAAAGTTCTCCAAATCCGGCAAAAAGGAAAAGATTATCCGCTTAAAGGCCCCGTCCTCCTCAATCTCCCAGTGCAAAGAGATGGGCCTGGACATCAAGCCTTTGAAATTAAGGTTGATCCGGGTGGAACTGAAAAACGGCGAAACGGAAATTCTGATCACATCCTTAACCGACGGTCAAGCCTTTCCCGTTCATATATTCAAAGATCTGTACCATTTGCGATGGCCCGTCGAAGAAGATTACAAAGCTTTAAAATGCCGGATCGAGGTTCAAAATTTCTCCGGAAAGTCCGTTTTGTCTGTTTATCAGGACTTCCATTCAAAGGTTTTATCCAAAAATCTCACTGCTATGACGGCGCATCCGGTCAAAAAACAGATCAGGAATAAAACCAGGGGCCGAAAACATCCTTATCAGATCAACTTTACCCAAGCCCTTTCCAAGATGAAAATCGCCATGGTTTTATTGTTCAATCAGCCGGCCAAGGCGGTCGAAAAACTAATATCCGGCATTCACCATATTTTCGTTGAGACAATCGAACCCATTCGCCCCGGAAGAAGTTTTCCGCGAAAACATAAAATCAGGCCCAGGGCCTTTTACCAAAACTACAAACCCATTGCTTAA
- a CDS encoding hypothetical protein (Evidence 5 : Unknown function) translates to MPENSTINAKKSIKEAGLSEGNFNVSTKYILSESKVTNKLLINTPDSFISKSKNTEV, encoded by the coding sequence TTGCCGGAAAACAGCACAATAAACGCTAAAAAAAGTATTAAAGAAGCTGGTTTGTCGGAAGGTAACTTTAATGTCAGTACTAAATATATACTGAGTGAGAGCAAAGTGACAAACAAACTATTGATTAATACTCCCGACAGTTTTATATCTAAATCAAAAAATACGGAAGTATAA
- a CDS encoding hypothetical protein (Evidence 5 : Unknown function) gives MITENQERTDKYVGARTMEAIINKFEIKIDTGIFLEYMRQTLNGSNRIDVSP, from the coding sequence ATGATTACTGAAAACCAAGAACGAACAGATAAATATGTGGGCGCAAGAACAATGGAAGCAATAATAAATAAATTTGAAATTAAAATTGATACGGGTATATTCTTAGAATATATGCGCCAAACTTTAAATGGATCTAATAGGATAGATGTGTCACCTTGA